Proteins co-encoded in one Kribbella qitaiheensis genomic window:
- a CDS encoding response regulator transcription factor, producing the protein MATRVLVVDDDPTVSNVVSAYLTKAGYEARVVADGVLALEVWQQWKPSVVVLDVMLPGLSGLDVLRRMRAADDGAAVIMLSARGEEEDRLVGLEVGADDYVVKPFSPRELTLRVQAMLRREERLGGVDLTPTKLTAGPITVDTAARTAFLADAELSLTHREFDLLAFLAAHPGKAYTKAELLRRVWGWDFGDSSTVTVHVRRLREKIEVDPSDPQLVLTVPRTGYRFAGEAE; encoded by the coding sequence GTGGCTACTCGTGTTCTAGTGGTGGACGACGACCCGACGGTGTCGAACGTGGTTTCTGCGTACCTGACCAAAGCCGGGTATGAGGCCCGCGTGGTGGCCGACGGCGTACTGGCGCTCGAGGTCTGGCAGCAGTGGAAGCCCTCGGTCGTAGTACTGGATGTGATGCTGCCTGGTCTGTCGGGCCTGGACGTCCTGCGCCGGATGCGTGCGGCCGATGACGGTGCCGCCGTGATCATGTTGTCCGCTCGCGGTGAGGAGGAGGACCGGCTTGTGGGGTTGGAGGTCGGCGCCGACGATTACGTCGTGAAGCCGTTCAGCCCTCGCGAGCTGACCCTTCGGGTGCAGGCGATGCTGCGCCGGGAGGAACGCCTGGGTGGTGTGGATCTCACCCCGACCAAGCTGACCGCTGGGCCGATCACTGTCGACACAGCTGCTCGTACTGCGTTCCTGGCTGACGCTGAGCTGTCACTGACGCACCGCGAGTTCGACCTGCTCGCCTTCCTCGCCGCGCATCCCGGCAAGGCCTACACGAAAGCGGAGCTGCTCCGCCGGGTCTGGGGCTGGGACTTCGGCGACTCGTCGACGGTGACCGTGCATGTGCGCCGGCTGCGGGAGAAGATCGAGGTCGACCCGTCCGATCCGCAGCTAGTGCTGACGGTGCCGCGCACGGGCTACCGGTTCGCAGGGGAGGCCGAATGA
- a CDS encoding sensor histidine kinase, with translation MNRDTMTILTLTTLSTLVVAAIGGAILWQFRRRSVRITMIVAALAPMAAALAAVLQSVRAMFISQHDSLVVLWTLAFSALLGLGMSVLLGHWITAGSRDIERRLRHLGTSYEPAVAGSKGSVPLELSALTDELEMTRKRLAASSQRERALEASRRELVAFMSHDLRTPLAGLRAVSEGLEDGVVDDVPGALRQMRTTVDRMTGLVDDLFELSRLSAAPPPRRRSAVSLRELAEDVAGETCEHARSEGVKLTVNMPDDDDRLAVHGDADELTRAVTNLVGNAIRHTESGGTVQLSVDRESDGRVRLAVTDGCGGIPDDDLERVFDIGWRGDEQRTPANASVNSSGGGLGLAIARGVVESHEGTIAVTNVTGGCAFQIDLPPVPATAP, from the coding sequence ATGAACCGCGACACGATGACCATCCTCACGCTGACCACGCTGTCGACGTTGGTGGTCGCGGCGATCGGTGGCGCGATCTTGTGGCAGTTCCGGCGCCGCTCGGTGCGGATCACCATGATCGTGGCTGCGCTCGCGCCGATGGCTGCCGCGCTTGCCGCCGTGCTGCAGAGCGTGCGGGCAATGTTCATCTCGCAGCACGACTCGCTGGTGGTGCTGTGGACTCTGGCGTTCTCGGCGCTGCTGGGGCTCGGGATGTCGGTGCTGCTGGGTCACTGGATCACTGCAGGGTCCCGAGACATCGAGCGTCGCTTGCGGCACCTCGGCACGTCGTACGAGCCTGCTGTGGCCGGTAGTAAGGGCAGCGTGCCTCTGGAGCTGTCTGCACTGACCGACGAGCTGGAGATGACTCGTAAGCGGCTGGCGGCCTCGTCCCAACGCGAGCGTGCTCTGGAGGCCAGCCGGCGGGAGCTGGTCGCCTTCATGTCCCACGACCTCCGTACGCCGCTCGCCGGGTTGCGGGCCGTCTCCGAGGGCTTGGAGGACGGGGTCGTCGACGACGTCCCCGGGGCGCTTCGGCAGATGCGCACCACGGTTGACCGGATGACCGGGTTGGTGGACGACCTGTTCGAGCTGTCCCGGTTGTCGGCCGCACCGCCGCCGCGTCGACGGTCCGCGGTGAGTCTGCGGGAGTTGGCCGAGGACGTGGCAGGGGAGACCTGTGAGCACGCGCGCTCGGAGGGCGTGAAGTTGACGGTGAACATGCCTGATGACGACGACCGGCTCGCGGTGCATGGTGATGCGGACGAGCTGACCCGAGCGGTGACGAACCTGGTCGGCAACGCGATCCGGCACACCGAATCCGGCGGAACCGTGCAGCTGTCGGTAGATCGCGAGTCCGACGGCCGAGTCCGGCTGGCCGTGACCGACGGCTGTGGCGGCATCCCCGACGACGACCTGGAGCGAGTCTTCGACATCGGCTGGCGAGGCGACGAACAACGCACCCCGGCCAACGCTTCAGTCAACAGCAGCGGTGGCGGCCTGGGCCTGGCCATCGCCCGAGGCGTGGTCGAATCCCACGAAGGCACCATCGCAGTAACCAACGTCACCGGCGGCTGCGCCTTCCAGATAGACCTCCCCCCAGTCCCAGCCACCGCCCCGTAG
- a CDS encoding S-methyl-5'-thioadenosine phosphorylase, with protein MAEIGVIGGSGFYSFLSGARPVELDTPFGRPSEPPVVGEVNGREVAFIPRHGADHRFPPHQVNYRANLWALRELGVRQVLAPCAVGSLKAELTPGTFVVPDQYVDRTWGRKHTVYADGRPVVHVSPADPYCAVGRAAVIAAGNQHLAAVTEDARALRDVEPGRVVASGTMVVINGPRFSTRAESRWHAEQGWSVVGMTGAPEASIARELALCYTSVAVVTDHDAGIAAGEGVTQAEVFAVFGRSIERLKDLLAEVIGQLPKSAEDCECRHSLDGTAAVDLW; from the coding sequence ATGGCAGAAATCGGTGTGATCGGTGGATCCGGCTTCTACTCGTTCCTGTCCGGCGCGCGGCCGGTCGAGCTCGACACCCCCTTCGGGCGGCCGAGCGAACCACCAGTGGTGGGCGAGGTCAACGGTCGCGAGGTCGCGTTCATCCCCAGACACGGCGCGGACCACCGCTTCCCACCCCACCAGGTGAACTACCGCGCGAACCTCTGGGCGCTCCGCGAACTCGGCGTACGGCAGGTCCTCGCACCGTGCGCCGTCGGCTCGCTCAAGGCTGAGCTGACCCCCGGCACGTTCGTCGTCCCGGACCAGTACGTCGACCGCACCTGGGGCCGCAAACACACCGTGTACGCCGACGGGCGCCCCGTCGTCCACGTCTCCCCCGCCGACCCGTACTGCGCCGTCGGCCGCGCTGCCGTGATTGCCGCCGGCAACCAACATCTGGCCGCGGTGACCGAGGACGCGAGGGCGCTCCGCGACGTGGAACCGGGTCGGGTGGTGGCGAGCGGAACGATGGTGGTGATCAACGGGCCGCGGTTCTCGACTCGGGCCGAGTCGCGCTGGCACGCCGAGCAAGGGTGGTCGGTCGTAGGGATGACCGGCGCGCCGGAAGCCTCGATCGCTAGGGAGCTGGCGCTCTGCTACACCTCTGTCGCCGTGGTGACAGATCACGACGCCGGGATCGCCGCCGGTGAGGGCGTGACGCAGGCGGAGGTGTTCGCGGTGTTCGGCCGGAGCATCGAGCGACTCAAGGACCTGCTGGCCGAGGTGATCGGGCAGTTGCCCAAATCCGCGGAAGACTGCGAGTGCCGGCATTCGCTGGACGGCACGGCCGCCGTGGACCTCTGGTGA
- a CDS encoding NAD-dependent epimerase/dehydratase family protein, whose amino-acid sequence MRILLTGGAGFIGQHVHRQLVAEGHDIVVLDSLRADVHQNPPALDGLIVGDIRDAEVVDRALDGVDKVVHLAAKVGLGVDLDDMDDYVSSNSLGTAVLLRAMGRRKVRQLVYASSMVVYGEGRYECDRHGVVAPGPRRVQDLEGGQFEPPCPFCGDPLRPGLVDETAPTDPRNTYAATKLNGEHLAVAWCRETGGRVAAMRFHNVYGPGMPRNTPYAGVAALFRSALERGEAPRVFEDGRQRRDFVHVGDVATAVTAAAGALGDHPQFAAYNVGSGTVRTIGDLAEELSRAYGGPAPVVTGDYRLGDVRHITASSERLRETLHWKPDYDLRTGITDLLNS is encoded by the coding sequence GTGAGAATCCTGCTGACCGGCGGCGCCGGCTTCATCGGGCAACACGTCCACCGCCAACTGGTTGCCGAGGGCCACGACATCGTCGTACTCGACTCCCTCCGTGCGGATGTCCATCAGAATCCGCCCGCGCTGGACGGGTTGATCGTCGGCGACATCCGTGACGCCGAGGTCGTCGACCGGGCGTTGGACGGGGTCGACAAGGTCGTGCATCTGGCGGCGAAGGTCGGGTTGGGTGTCGATCTCGACGACATGGACGACTACGTCAGCAGCAACAGCCTCGGTACGGCGGTGCTGCTCCGCGCGATGGGTCGGCGGAAGGTGCGTCAGCTGGTCTACGCGAGCTCGATGGTCGTGTACGGCGAAGGCCGGTACGAGTGCGATCGGCATGGTGTCGTCGCGCCCGGTCCTCGGCGGGTGCAGGACCTGGAGGGTGGGCAGTTCGAGCCGCCTTGTCCGTTCTGTGGTGATCCGCTGCGGCCCGGATTGGTTGACGAGACCGCGCCGACCGACCCGCGCAACACGTACGCCGCCACCAAGCTCAATGGCGAGCACCTGGCGGTCGCGTGGTGCCGCGAGACGGGTGGGCGGGTTGCGGCGATGCGGTTCCACAATGTGTACGGGCCGGGGATGCCGCGCAATACGCCGTACGCCGGGGTTGCTGCTCTGTTCCGCTCCGCGTTGGAGCGGGGCGAGGCGCCGCGGGTGTTCGAGGATGGTCGGCAGCGGCGCGATTTCGTCCATGTCGGCGATGTGGCTACTGCGGTGACTGCGGCTGCCGGCGCGCTGGGTGACCATCCGCAGTTCGCGGCGTACAACGTGGGCAGCGGGACCGTCCGGACGATCGGTGATCTGGCCGAAGAGCTGTCCCGCGCGTACGGCGGTCCCGCGCCCGTCGTCACGGGTGACTACCGCCTTGGCGACGTCAGGCACATCACGGCGTCGTCCGAGCGTCTCCGGGAAACCCTCCACTGGAAGCCCGACTACGACCTGAGAACAGGCATCACGGACCTGCTCAACAGCTGA